The genome window TATCCTGTAATCCCTCCAGAAACAGGTGGTTGCAGCAGATGTTATAGTGATGCCCCTTTCCTGCTCTTGAGGCATCCAGTCCATTACAGCAGTTCCTTCATGAACCTCGCCCATCTTATAGGTAACTCCTGTATAGTATAGAATACGCTCGGTTGTCGTAGTCTTCCCTGCATCTATATGTGCCATTATGCCGATATTGCGTGTTTTTTCTAAAGGTACGTTCACTTAAATGTTCTCCTATTTTTACCATCTATAATGGGCGAATGCCTTATTGGCTTCAGCCATCTTATGGGTGTCTTCCTTCTTTTTAACAGAAGACCCTGTGTTATTGGCAGCATCCATAAGTTCAGATGCCAGCTTTCCCTTCATTGTCTTTTCCGCCCTCTTGCGCGAATAACCTATAATCCATCTGAAGGCTAAAGTTACCCTTCTCTGCGGTCTTATATCAACCGGGACTTGATATGTAGCACCACCAACTCTTCTTGACTTGACCTCGATGGCAGGCTTTACATTTTCAACTGCAGTCTTAAAAACCTTGAGAGAGTCGCCTCCGGTCTTTGCTTTTATTATATCAAATGCGCCGTAACATATCTTTTCTGCCACTGCTTTTTTACCATCTTCCATTATTGCACTTATAAACTTGCTCACAAGCTTACTGTTGTACTTTGGATCTGGCAGTATTTCTCTTTTTTCTGCAACTCGTCTTCGTGGCATTTTTATACCCCTTTACTTAGGCCTCTTAGCGCCATATTTTGACCGGCTGCGTCTGCGGTCTGCAACGCCAAGGGTATCGAGAGCACCTCTTATAATGTGGTACCTTACACCTGGCAGGTCCTTCACCCTGCCACCTCTTATAAGGACTATTGCATGCTCCTGGAGGTTATGGCCAACGCCAGGTATATAGGCAGTGACTTCCATACCGTTGGTGAGACGGACCCTGGCAACTTTCCTTAAAGCCGAGTTAGGTTTTTTAGGAGTTGTCGTATAAACCCTTGTACACACCCCTCTTTTCTGGGGACAATTTCTAAGTGCAGGGCTTTTTGTCCTCTTAACAACTTCCTCCCTGCTATGCTTGATTAATTGAGTAATTGTTGGCACTGTTCCTCCGTCTTAACCGCTTATAAAATCGCCTTAGCTACTTATAATACCTTTTCTCAGGAAAACTTTGGAAGTTTATCAGGGAAATTTACTTTTGTCAAGGGCATTTCTCAATCTTGGTTAGGGGATATTATCTACATCCTGAATAAGATAACAGGCCATGGAATAAGAGGAGCAAAAAGCCGATTCATGAATCAAGCCCTGTCCCCGAACTTGATTCGGGCTTGGGTTCAGGACCTAAGGACAAGGTGGAAGCTACAAAGATAATAAGGCAGGTTCTTCGAAAAGCAGAGACAGTCTTTGATGTGCTAAAGGTAAGCTAAAATTTATAGCTCACGCCTAACTCTACACCATGAGATCTATAGTCATACATATCAAGATTGGAATTTCTTGTTGTATACCGATAAAGTAAGGTCAAGCCTAACCTTATGACTGGATACCATCCCATCCCTGTCTTAATTTCATTTGTCCTGTCTTTTCTTGGAGGATAAGTCGTAGTTATTATATCGGCTTCACCTTTATAGGATCTTTTTGAAGTACTGCCATAGACAAAGGTTTCTATCTTTTCGGTTGGTTTGTAGGCAGCGCCCAATCCAAAGGATTCGTTTACGCTGTAAGTCTGATCAAGGAAGAGTTCTTCGTATAATTTCCTTTCTGCCATGGCATATAAAACTAACTTTTCTGTGATGCCATAATTAACTTCGGCTTTACCAGTAGTGCCCTGAAAATCTCTTGCACTAAACTCATCAAACTTTCTCCAGAGATACCCTGCACTTAAAGATATTGCGGTCTTTGGGCTGAACTTCCTGGTGAATATGGCCTTTATGGCATCTCCTGTGCTGTCGTTACTAACCAGTCTTCCACCTATGTATTGAGGTATCTCATAATCAAAGTCGTGCCTCTCATAAGCAATCTCGAATTTAGTCTCAGTGGATGGAGAATAAGCTAAAGTCCCTGAATAGCTTTTGTCCGTCCTCTCCCTGTTCTCTAATTCAGGGATTGAAAAATCCACCTCTTCCTGCCTGAATCCAGCATGAATACTAAAGTTCGACGGCAGGTCATAACCCAGTGATGCGCCGCCAACCTTAGTTGTCCGCTCAACCTTCTCCTGAGTCCGGTAGTACTCCCTCGGCTCAAGGGATTTAGTGTAATCCCCGGTTATCTTAGCGCTGATGCGGTCTAATATCCTTAAGGATATATTCCCTTTAACCTCATCCTGTTGGGCATTTTGGCTGGTGTAATGGCCGTAGCGCAGGAAATCCTTTTTCAAGAGGATGTCTATCTCCTGCCTGCTTATCTGAAAATTAAGGCCTGTGCCCAGAGTAAAGATGGTCACAAAATCCGAAAGCTGATCATCTCCGATAAGGCTTCTTAACTGCTCCTCGTCTTTTACCTTGAAGATATTGCTGTCATAGATTTCTTTTACTGAGAGGAAAGGTTTGATTCTATCGCCGAGGAGTTCAGCGTAGGCGCTGATATCCCAAAATAATAAAAAAGCTAAAATGGGTAACAATCTCAGAGTCAATTTTTTCACTTTTCAACCTCCACTTGAAATTTTAAATTTTAAATTTTAACATCCTGTCCCTCTGAATACAGCTAAAATTGTCCTTGTGAGGATTTTTACATCAAGGGACATGGACCAGTTGTCAATATACTCAAGGTCCAGCTTCATCCATCTCTCAAAGTCTTTATCATTTCTTGCGACCACCTCATGGATACATGTTATCCCGGGACGTAGACTCAATTTTCTTCTCTGCCACCGCTCATATTTTGCCACTTCCATGGGTATTGGAGGTCTTGGCCCAACAAGTGACATATCGCCTTTAAAGACATTTATAAGCTGTGGAAGCTCATCCAGACTGGTCTTTCGCAAAAATTTTCCAATACCGGTTATTCGAGGA of Nitrospirota bacterium contains these proteins:
- the rpsG gene encoding 30S ribosomal protein S7, with product MPRRRVAEKREILPDPKYNSKLVSKFISAIMEDGKKAVAEKICYGAFDIIKAKTGGDSLKVFKTAVENVKPAIEVKSRRVGGATYQVPVDIRPQRRVTLAFRWIIGYSRKRAEKTMKGKLASELMDAANNTGSSVKKKEDTHKMAEANKAFAHYRW
- a CDS encoding outer membrane beta-barrel protein is translated as MKKLTLRLLPILAFLLFWDISAYAELLGDRIKPFLSVKEIYDSNIFKVKDEEQLRSLIGDDQLSDFVTIFTLGTGLNFQISRQEIDILLKKDFLRYGHYTSQNAQQDEVKGNISLRILDRISAKITGDYTKSLEPREYYRTQEKVERTTKVGGASLGYDLPSNFSIHAGFRQEEVDFSIPELENRERTDKSYSGTLAYSPSTETKFEIAYERHDFDYEIPQYIGGRLVSNDSTGDAIKAIFTRKFSPKTAISLSAGYLWRKFDEFSARDFQGTTGKAEVNYGITEKLVLYAMAERKLYEELFLDQTYSVNESFGLGAAYKPTEKIETFVYGSTSKRSYKGEADIITTTYPPRKDRTNEIKTGMGWYPVIRLGLTLLYRYTTRNSNLDMYDYRSHGVELGVSYKF
- a CDS encoding 30S ribosomal protein S12 produces the protein MPTITQLIKHSREEVVKRTKSPALRNCPQKRGVCTRVYTTTPKKPNSALRKVARVRLTNGMEVTAYIPGVGHNLQEHAIVLIRGGRVKDLPGVRYHIIRGALDTLGVADRRRSRSKYGAKRPK